The Vibrio tarriae genome includes a window with the following:
- the vcmA gene encoding sodium-coupled multidrug efflux MATE transporter VcmA — MHRYKKEASNLIKLATPVLIASVAQTGMGFVDTIMAGGVSAIDMAAVSIAASIWLPSILFGVGLLMALVPVVAQLNGAGRQHKIPFEVHQGLILALLVSIPIIAVLFQTQFIIRFMDVEEAMATKTVGYMHAVIFAVPAYLLFQALRSFTDGMSLTKPAMVIGFIGLLLNIPLNWIFVYGKFGAPELGGVGCGVATAIVYWIMLLLLLFYIVTSKRLAHVKVFETFHKPQPKELIRLFRLGFPVAAALFFEVTLFAVVALLVAPLGSTVVAAHQVALNFSSLVFMFPMSIGAAVSIRVGHKLGEQDTKGAAIAANVGLMTGLATACITALLTVLFREQIALLYTENQVVVALAMQLLLFAAIYQCMDAVQVVAAGSLRGYKDMTAIFHRTFISYWVLGLPTGYILGMTNWLTEQPLGAKGFWLGFIIGLSAAALMLGQRLYWLQKQSDDVQLHLAAK; from the coding sequence GTGCATCGTTACAAAAAAGAAGCATCAAATTTAATTAAACTCGCGACACCCGTACTGATTGCCTCAGTCGCGCAAACGGGTATGGGCTTTGTCGATACCATCATGGCGGGTGGTGTCAGTGCTATAGACATGGCCGCGGTATCGATCGCAGCCAGTATTTGGCTACCTTCCATTTTGTTTGGCGTGGGTTTGCTGATGGCTTTAGTGCCGGTCGTTGCCCAGCTCAATGGCGCGGGTCGCCAACACAAGATTCCGTTTGAAGTTCATCAGGGGTTGATCCTCGCGTTATTGGTTTCGATCCCGATCATTGCGGTACTCTTTCAAACCCAATTCATCATTCGGTTTATGGATGTAGAAGAGGCAATGGCGACCAAAACCGTCGGTTATATGCACGCCGTCATTTTTGCGGTTCCCGCTTACTTACTGTTTCAGGCACTGCGCAGTTTTACCGATGGTATGTCACTGACCAAACCTGCGATGGTGATTGGTTTTATTGGGTTATTGCTCAATATTCCTCTCAACTGGATTTTCGTTTACGGGAAATTTGGCGCACCAGAGCTAGGCGGTGTGGGTTGTGGTGTTGCAACCGCGATTGTGTATTGGATCATGTTGCTGCTGCTACTGTTTTACATCGTGACCTCTAAGCGTCTGGCACATGTAAAAGTGTTTGAGACTTTCCATAAACCACAGCCAAAAGAGTTGATCCGTCTATTTCGCTTAGGTTTTCCTGTTGCAGCCGCCCTCTTTTTTGAAGTGACTCTTTTTGCTGTGGTCGCACTTTTAGTGGCACCATTAGGGTCAACTGTCGTGGCGGCGCACCAAGTGGCGCTCAATTTCTCTTCTTTGGTGTTTATGTTCCCAATGAGTATTGGTGCCGCAGTCTCCATTCGTGTTGGCCATAAGTTAGGTGAGCAAGATACGAAAGGCGCTGCGATTGCAGCCAATGTCGGTTTAATGACTGGCCTTGCTACCGCTTGTATTACCGCGTTGCTCACCGTGTTGTTTCGTGAACAGATCGCGCTGCTGTATACCGAAAACCAAGTGGTGGTAGCGTTAGCGATGCAGCTCTTACTGTTTGCAGCAATCTATCAATGTATGGATGCGGTACAAGTTGTCGCCGCAGGATCACTGCGTGGCTATAAAGATATGACAGCGATTTTCCACCGTACATTTATCTCCTACTGGGTACTTGGCTTACCCACCGGTTATATCCTGGGGATGACCAACTGGCTGACGGAGCAACCCTTAGGTGCTAAAGGTTTCTGGCTCGGATTTATCATCGGACTCTCGGCGGCCGCACTGATGCTAGGGCAGCGTTTGTACTGGCTGCAAAAACAGAGTGATGACGTGCAGTTACACCTTGCAGCAAAATAA
- a CDS encoding CPXCG motif-containing cysteine-rich protein: protein MRNFTEKSVTCPHCGHGIRLTLDASNGSQDFYDDCPACCHAIHLNMTVDELHDTIELYVDADDEQIF, encoded by the coding sequence ATGAGAAACTTCACGGAAAAGTCTGTTACCTGCCCACATTGTGGCCATGGCATTCGCTTGACTCTCGATGCATCGAACGGAAGTCAGGATTTTTATGATGACTGCCCAGCCTGCTGTCACGCAATCCATCTCAATATGACGGTTGATGAGCTGCACGACACCATTGAACTATATGTCGATGCAGACGATGAACAAATCTTCTAA
- a CDS encoding fructosamine kinase family protein, translated as MWPAIIQQLSEQLGKDFHLVEKEKVHGGDINECFMVSDGIDRYFVKTNQREYLAKFTSEVENLRVMRESNTVQVPDYILQGTSKTHAYLVLNYLAIKPLDDAERSYEFGVQLANLHRWGEQKEFGFDIDNYIGSTVQPNPWHKKWALFFAEQRIGWQLQLIQEKGVNLIDIDEFVEMIKTRLANHSPRPSLLHGDLWFGNVANTVNGPLCFDPACYWGDRECDIALAEWFGGFQPEFFQGYESVWPLDWGYEERKDIYNLYHVLNHYNQFGGHYLDEAQKLIEKVLSY; from the coding sequence ATGTGGCCAGCAATTATTCAACAATTGTCCGAACAGTTGGGCAAAGATTTTCACTTAGTTGAAAAAGAAAAAGTGCATGGAGGTGACATTAATGAATGCTTTATGGTCAGCGATGGGATAGATCGTTATTTTGTGAAAACAAACCAACGCGAGTATCTGGCCAAATTTACCTCCGAAGTGGAAAACTTACGCGTGATGCGCGAATCCAATACTGTTCAAGTACCGGATTACATTCTGCAGGGTACTAGCAAAACGCACGCTTATCTGGTACTTAACTATTTAGCGATTAAGCCATTGGATGACGCGGAGCGAAGTTACGAGTTTGGGGTACAACTGGCTAATCTGCATCGCTGGGGAGAACAAAAAGAGTTTGGTTTCGATATTGATAATTACATCGGTTCAACAGTTCAACCTAACCCTTGGCACAAAAAATGGGCGTTATTTTTTGCAGAGCAACGCATCGGTTGGCAATTACAGTTGATACAAGAAAAAGGAGTCAATCTCATCGATATCGATGAGTTTGTTGAGATGATCAAAACTCGTTTGGCCAACCACTCTCCGCGCCCTTCTCTACTGCATGGCGATCTCTGGTTTGGCAATGTCGCCAACACCGTTAATGGCCCCTTGTGCTTTGACCCTGCTTGTTATTGGGGAGATCGCGAGTGTGATATTGCTCTCGCTGAATGGTTTGGTGGTTTTCAACCTGAGTTCTTCCAAGGTTATGAAAGCGTGTGGCCACTCGATTGGGGCTATGAAGAACGAAAAGATATCTACAACCTTTATCATGTACTAAACCACTATAACCAGTTTGGTGGACATTACTTAGATGAAGCACAGAAATTAATTGAGAAGGTATTATCCTACTGA
- a CDS encoding DUF3802 family protein: MVVETDGYLALIEHLSFNIDVFTQEGDTGTESVEDVITDMVASNIMAIFEQNPELHSSVRFQLLKEADSVVEDLGEVLAGVWYRPATNEQIAFLDEYIALVKNLFDSAVAKYD; the protein is encoded by the coding sequence GTGGTTGTAGAAACCGATGGATACCTAGCCCTGATTGAACATCTGTCATTCAATATAGATGTTTTCACTCAGGAAGGGGATACGGGAACTGAAAGTGTTGAAGATGTCATCACAGATATGGTGGCAAGCAACATCATGGCTATTTTTGAACAAAACCCTGAGCTTCATTCTAGTGTTCGCTTCCAATTACTGAAAGAAGCCGATTCGGTGGTCGAAGACTTAGGCGAAGTGTTAGCGGGGGTTTGGTATCGCCCAGCGACTAATGAGCAGATCGCCTTTTTGGATGAATACATCGCCCTAGTGAAAAACCTGTTTGACTCAGCCGTTGCGAAATACGACTAA
- a CDS encoding C40 family peptidase, with protein MLTVKQTFSLLILGFLVGCTATPPSEPDTSVSEPNSSNLPLANFSSVFTEWRGVPYRLGGNSKNGIDCSAFVQIAYRDAWQRDLPRTTQSQAQTGQKIAYEHAQYGDLVFFKTSRTNIHVGVYLGDKQFMHASTSKGVIISRMDNPYWASKFWHFRRIENPPLLSN; from the coding sequence ATGTTGACGGTCAAGCAAACGTTTTCTCTGCTTATTCTAGGATTCCTTGTCGGGTGTACAGCCACTCCGCCTTCAGAACCAGATACTTCTGTATCCGAACCGAATTCGAGTAACCTACCATTGGCGAACTTTTCGAGTGTATTCACAGAGTGGCGCGGCGTACCCTATCGTTTAGGCGGGAATAGCAAAAACGGCATTGATTGCTCAGCTTTCGTACAAATTGCTTACCGCGACGCATGGCAACGAGATTTACCGCGCACCACACAGTCTCAAGCGCAAACGGGTCAGAAAATCGCGTATGAACATGCTCAATATGGGGATCTGGTATTTTTTAAGACATCCCGCACCAATATTCACGTCGGTGTCTATTTAGGTGATAAGCAGTTTATGCACGCTTCAACGTCGAAAGGCGTGATCATTTCGAGGATGGATAACCCTTACTGGGCTTCAAAATTTTGGCATTTTAGGCGGATTGAGAATCCGCCTTTGTTGTCAAACTAA
- a CDS encoding methyl-accepting chemotaxis protein, with amino-acid sequence MALTKNLSLTQTLGAVFLCITILMISLSVTSLRGIERVGAQFNQLSEQALPFALNNAALTQNFLEQVKYLGYGTRSQSEQELNQVLDEWQKLDAQAGDEVTRLQQNVQLLSSAEAVQQAEQLQREILHFQQLAQSILKLQQLQLSKTAQISEQAKQFRYGLSSIGPEMGRIASFLAVDNPEAMDAANRFTASASAMESAFLLLFIEEEMSAAQKYRQELKNRVAGLELAFDDFKEWYPEIKDYASLTAPYEMVLAGFQAQAVIEQIINKLEDAQQQNKNFASAAEVAQQLVTQLNQWSTLAQQHIVQGKQEVTSTISAVTLTQQISGTLLVLAILAVWFGLRRWIGRALNNITRHLAQLTQHKLNHRLDLVGPQDFQNVAAQLNQVIVSTHESLALVTRNCETLYQTAELSHGSAEQSNQSLAAQNQALLTMAATINQLDASIREIAGVSHDSYTDSVEAAEHSAQGVMVIGQNQQRLQALETTLAVNDAAMSELNQRVSSIREMVDMISGIADSTNLLALNAAIEAARAGEQGRGFAVVADEVRKLASDTSKQTTNIRDMMNELVTAASKSRQAVDESRKEMVTALQSSEEVKSTFMQIERAVAHIRTRVEQITQATEEQKRATADVNKAVAQISEQGQETKRQLDAMLESAEQVAEIAGHQQAMLHKYELN; translated from the coding sequence ATGGCTTTGACAAAAAATTTATCCTTAACCCAAACACTCGGTGCGGTGTTTCTATGCATAACCATACTGATGATTAGCTTATCTGTCACCAGTTTACGTGGCATAGAGCGGGTTGGCGCTCAGTTTAATCAACTGTCTGAACAAGCTTTGCCCTTTGCGCTCAATAATGCAGCGTTAACGCAAAATTTTCTCGAACAAGTGAAGTACCTAGGTTATGGCACTCGTAGCCAATCTGAGCAAGAGCTCAATCAAGTGCTCGATGAATGGCAAAAGCTGGATGCTCAAGCGGGAGATGAAGTAACAAGATTGCAGCAGAACGTACAATTGCTCTCTAGCGCTGAAGCGGTTCAACAAGCCGAGCAGTTACAGCGAGAGATCCTTCATTTTCAACAGTTAGCCCAATCGATTCTCAAGCTTCAACAACTGCAATTGAGTAAAACGGCACAAATCAGTGAGCAAGCGAAACAATTTCGTTATGGCTTGAGTTCAATCGGACCTGAAATGGGCCGTATCGCCTCGTTTTTAGCGGTGGATAACCCAGAAGCCATGGATGCAGCGAACCGATTTACTGCCAGTGCCAGCGCAATGGAAAGTGCTTTTTTATTGCTGTTTATCGAAGAAGAGATGTCAGCAGCGCAAAAATACCGCCAAGAGTTAAAAAATCGGGTAGCGGGATTGGAACTGGCGTTTGATGACTTCAAAGAGTGGTACCCAGAAATTAAAGATTACGCGAGCTTAACTGCCCCCTATGAAATGGTGTTAGCCGGCTTTCAAGCGCAAGCCGTGATAGAGCAGATCATTAATAAACTGGAAGACGCGCAACAACAAAATAAGAATTTTGCAAGCGCTGCAGAGGTTGCGCAGCAACTTGTCACGCAGCTCAATCAGTGGTCAACATTGGCTCAACAACACATTGTGCAGGGTAAGCAAGAGGTGACATCAACCATTTCTGCCGTCACCCTCACACAGCAAATCAGCGGCACTCTCTTGGTGTTGGCGATTTTGGCGGTGTGGTTTGGCTTGCGCCGTTGGATAGGGCGAGCGCTGAACAACATCACTCGTCATCTCGCGCAGTTAACACAACATAAGCTTAACCACAGATTAGATTTAGTCGGGCCGCAAGATTTTCAAAATGTCGCAGCGCAACTCAATCAAGTGATCGTATCAACGCATGAGTCACTCGCATTAGTCACGCGCAACTGCGAAACGCTCTACCAAACGGCTGAGCTGAGCCATGGTTCCGCAGAACAATCAAACCAAAGCTTAGCGGCGCAAAATCAAGCCTTGTTGACCATGGCTGCAACCATTAATCAACTGGACGCATCAATTCGCGAAATCGCCGGAGTGAGTCACGACTCGTACACGGATTCTGTGGAAGCGGCGGAACATTCCGCGCAAGGTGTGATGGTGATAGGGCAGAATCAACAGCGTTTACAAGCATTAGAAACCACCTTAGCGGTTAATGATGCGGCGATGTCTGAACTCAATCAGCGCGTAAGCAGTATTCGTGAGATGGTGGATATGATCAGTGGCATTGCCGATAGCACCAATTTGTTAGCGCTGAATGCGGCGATTGAAGCCGCTCGCGCCGGAGAGCAAGGCCGCGGTTTTGCCGTAGTGGCTGACGAAGTTCGTAAATTGGCCAGTGATACCAGCAAACAGACCACCAATATTCGTGACATGATGAATGAGTTGGTGACTGCGGCCAGTAAATCACGCCAAGCGGTGGATGAGTCGCGTAAAGAGATGGTCACCGCCCTGCAATCGAGTGAAGAAGTAAAAAGCACCTTTATGCAGATTGAGCGTGCAGTGGCGCATATTCGCACTCGAGTAGAGCAGATCACTCAAGCGACCGAAGAACAAAAACGAGCCACGGCAGATGTAAACAAAGCGGTAGCGCAAATTTCCGAACAAGGGCAAGAAACCAAACGTCAGTTGGATGCCATGTTGGAAAGCGCTGAACAGGTCGCAGAGATTGCCGGCCATCAACAAGCGATGTTGCATAAGTACGAGTTGAACTGA
- a CDS encoding sterol desaturase family protein — protein sequence MSEPIELIRLAIFFSVLVICALWESNRPRKTLSQSKRVRWLNNLGLVGFNSLLITALMPILAFSAAQWAQSQQFGLLYWLEIPPFIALFVAVVLLDAVIYWQHLLFHRIPWLWRLHRMHHADQDIDVTTGSRFHPLEIMISVWIKIGAVTLLGVSPLAVVVFEILLNASAMFNHSNAKLPYKIDQWLRLLVVTPDMHRVHHSVLVHETHSNFGFFLSIWDKMFHTYIAQPEMGHERMKIGLPLFRQAREQWLDKMLTQPFRER from the coding sequence ATGAGTGAACCAATTGAGCTGATCCGCTTAGCGATTTTTTTCTCTGTATTAGTGATTTGTGCCTTGTGGGAATCGAATCGTCCACGCAAAACCTTGTCACAAAGTAAGCGGGTTCGCTGGCTGAATAACCTCGGATTGGTTGGCTTTAATAGCCTTTTGATCACCGCGCTGATGCCAATTTTAGCCTTCAGTGCCGCACAATGGGCACAAAGCCAACAGTTTGGCTTGCTGTATTGGTTGGAGATCCCACCTTTCATCGCGCTCTTCGTTGCGGTGGTATTACTGGATGCGGTGATTTATTGGCAGCACCTGTTGTTTCACCGTATTCCTTGGTTGTGGCGGCTACACCGCATGCACCATGCGGATCAAGATATTGACGTCACCACTGGCAGCCGCTTTCATCCGCTCGAAATAATGATTTCTGTGTGGATAAAAATCGGCGCAGTGACGCTATTAGGGGTATCACCGCTGGCCGTCGTGGTGTTTGAAATTTTGCTCAATGCCAGCGCGATGTTTAATCACAGCAATGCTAAGCTGCCCTATAAAATCGACCAGTGGCTGCGTTTACTGGTCGTTACACCGGACATGCACCGAGTCCACCACTCCGTTTTAGTACACGAGACCCACTCCAACTTCGGCTTTTTTCTTTCGATATGGGACAAGATGTTTCATACCTATATTGCGCAGCCAGAAATGGGTCATGAGCGAATGAAAATCGGCTTGCCACTGTTTCGTCAAGCACGAGAACAGTGGCTGGATAAAATGCTGACTCAACCGTTTCGCGAACGTTAA
- the nagK gene encoding N-acetylglucosamine kinase, which translates to MYYGFDVGGTKIEFGAFNEQLERVATERVATPTDDYAKLVETIAGLVHKYDAQFGVEGTVGLGIPGMEDADNGCVLTVNVPAAKGKPLRADLETKLGRAVKVENDANCFALSEAWDDELKEAASVMGLILGTGFGGGLVYEGKVFSGRNHVAGEIGHMRLPIDAWFHLGEKAPLLSCGCGNKGCMDNYLSGRGFELLYEHYYGEKKKAIEIINAQKEGEAKAVEHVERFMELLAICFGNIFTANDPHVVVLGGGLSNYDLIYEEMPKRVPKHLLSVAKCPKIVKAKHGDSGGVRGAAFLNIK; encoded by the coding sequence ATGTATTACGGCTTTGATGTGGGCGGAACCAAAATTGAATTTGGTGCGTTCAATGAACAGTTAGAACGCGTTGCCACGGAACGCGTCGCGACACCAACGGATGACTATGCCAAATTGGTGGAGACTATTGCCGGGTTAGTCCATAAATACGATGCGCAATTTGGCGTCGAAGGCACGGTTGGTCTGGGTATTCCGGGCATGGAAGATGCCGATAATGGCTGCGTATTGACCGTTAACGTGCCTGCAGCCAAAGGCAAACCGCTGCGTGCCGATCTGGAAACCAAACTCGGCCGCGCAGTGAAAGTGGAAAATGATGCGAACTGTTTTGCGCTCTCTGAAGCTTGGGATGATGAGCTAAAAGAAGCGGCTTCCGTGATGGGACTGATTCTAGGTACCGGTTTTGGTGGCGGACTGGTCTACGAAGGTAAAGTGTTCTCAGGTCGTAACCACGTTGCTGGCGAAATTGGTCACATGCGCCTACCGATTGATGCCTGGTTCCATCTTGGTGAAAAAGCGCCATTGCTCAGCTGTGGTTGTGGTAACAAAGGTTGTATGGATAACTATCTCTCTGGCCGTGGTTTTGAGCTGTTGTATGAGCACTACTACGGCGAAAAGAAAAAGGCGATTGAGATCATCAACGCACAGAAAGAGGGTGAAGCCAAAGCAGTTGAGCACGTTGAGCGCTTTATGGAGCTGTTGGCGATCTGTTTCGGTAACATTTTTACCGCGAACGATCCGCATGTCGTTGTGTTAGGTGGTGGTTTGTCAAACTACGATCTGATTTATGAAGAGATGCCAAAGCGTGTGCCTAAGCATCTGCTCTCTGTTGCGAAATGCCCGAAAATCGTTAAAGCCAAACATGGCGACTCCGGCGGTGTGCGCGGAGCGGCTTTCCTCAACATTAAATAA
- a CDS encoding DUF2960 domain-containing protein, translating into MARTIIYTYKNQEKTLTFSYEKHHNIHEAVAEAEGIDLTEFLKMEMQLEAISDTKSVRNFRDNHFKKLGFGIITLQPKENFGVGKKPKATR; encoded by the coding sequence ATGGCTCGTACCATCATCTATACCTACAAAAACCAAGAGAAAACGCTGACTTTCTCATACGAAAAGCATCACAACATTCATGAAGCGGTAGCCGAAGCGGAAGGCATTGATTTGACCGAATTTTTGAAGATGGAGATGCAGCTGGAAGCGATTTCCGATACCAAATCGGTACGCAACTTCCGTGATAACCACTTTAAAAAGCTCGGTTTCGGCATCATCACGCTACAACCTAAAGAGAATTTTGGTGTAGGCAAAAAACCAAAAGCGACTCGCTAA
- a CDS encoding bifunctional molybdopterin-guanine dinucleotide biosynthesis adaptor protein MobB/molybdopterin molybdotransferase MoeA: MIASVHQNPQRPNLPLLGFAAYSGTGKTTLLEALLPKLTAAGLRIGLLKHAHHDFDVDKPGKDSYRLRKAGASQMLIASRNRHALMTETPDAEAEFDYLLTRFDAEKLDVILVEGCKNIAFPKIELHRAEVGKPWLYPHDENIMAIAVDETVETALPQMHINALDAIADFVLDYVEKWNEQKTQQSVGSDSKNSAAACCDTLSPAFLSVEQGREKILSLISPLAETESVAIQECYQRVLAREVFSPINVPAYRNSAMDGYALRSDDLERDSYRVVAEVLAGSHYAKTVELGEAVKIMTGAPMPQGADTVVMREQATQNGDVVSFAGVKIKAGQNVRQAGEDLAQGQAVFNSGQRLLSPEMGMLASLGFAHTDVFRSLKVAIFSTGDEVQAPGGEIEPNSIFDSNRFTLTGLLKQFGCQVIDLGIIEDDEAKMMQVLEQAAEQADVVITSGGVSVGDADFIKSALEKLGQIDFWRINMRPGRPLAFGQIAGKPFFGLPGNPVAVMVSFINFVEPALRKMQGEQGWQPLKVNAIALEDLRSRQGRTEFSRGVYAFNAQGQLTVRTTGKQGSGILRSMSEANCLIEIAPAIDTVKVGESVTIIPLQGRI; this comes from the coding sequence ATGATTGCTTCTGTACACCAGAATCCTCAACGCCCTAACCTGCCACTACTCGGTTTCGCCGCCTATTCTGGCACCGGAAAAACCACGTTGCTAGAAGCCCTGCTGCCTAAGCTGACGGCGGCTGGTTTGCGCATTGGCCTGCTGAAACACGCGCACCACGATTTTGATGTCGATAAGCCGGGCAAAGACAGCTACCGCTTACGTAAAGCGGGAGCCTCTCAAATGCTGATTGCGTCGCGTAACCGTCATGCGCTAATGACCGAAACCCCCGATGCCGAAGCGGAGTTTGATTATCTGTTGACTCGATTTGATGCTGAAAAGCTCGATGTGATTTTGGTTGAAGGCTGTAAAAATATCGCTTTTCCAAAAATTGAACTGCACCGCGCGGAAGTCGGCAAGCCTTGGCTTTACCCTCATGATGAAAACATCATGGCGATTGCTGTGGATGAGACGGTCGAAACGGCTCTGCCGCAAATGCACATTAATGCTCTCGATGCGATCGCTGATTTCGTTTTGGATTATGTTGAGAAGTGGAATGAACAGAAAACGCAGCAATCTGTAGGTTCAGATTCAAAAAACAGTGCGGCGGCATGCTGCGACACCTTATCCCCTGCTTTTCTTTCTGTGGAGCAAGGCCGCGAGAAGATCCTTTCGCTCATTTCGCCTTTGGCAGAGACAGAATCGGTAGCGATTCAAGAGTGCTATCAACGCGTACTGGCGCGTGAAGTTTTCTCTCCGATCAATGTCCCCGCCTATCGCAACTCAGCGATGGATGGTTATGCACTGCGCAGTGATGATCTTGAAAGAGACAGCTACCGTGTGGTGGCAGAAGTGCTCGCAGGCAGTCATTACGCAAAAACGGTTGAACTGGGCGAAGCAGTTAAGATTATGACTGGCGCGCCAATGCCGCAAGGTGCCGATACAGTGGTCATGCGTGAGCAAGCCACGCAAAACGGCGATGTGGTCAGTTTTGCGGGTGTAAAAATCAAAGCAGGACAAAACGTGCGCCAAGCGGGTGAAGATTTGGCGCAAGGCCAAGCGGTGTTTAACTCTGGCCAGCGTTTACTTTCTCCAGAAATGGGCATGTTGGCGTCACTGGGTTTCGCGCACACAGACGTATTTCGCTCGCTTAAAGTCGCGATTTTCTCGACTGGCGATGAAGTACAAGCGCCCGGCGGTGAAATTGAGCCCAACTCTATTTTTGATTCCAACCGTTTCACCCTGACGGGGTTACTCAAACAGTTCGGTTGCCAAGTGATCGATCTCGGCATCATCGAAGATGATGAAGCTAAAATGATGCAAGTGCTTGAGCAAGCGGCTGAACAAGCCGATGTGGTGATCACCTCTGGCGGTGTTTCTGTGGGCGATGCGGATTTCATCAAATCCGCGCTAGAGAAGCTGGGGCAAATTGATTTTTGGCGTATCAATATGCGTCCGGGACGCCCGCTGGCGTTTGGTCAGATTGCTGGAAAACCTTTCTTCGGGCTACCGGGCAACCCTGTCGCAGTAATGGTTTCTTTCATCAACTTTGTGGAACCTGCTCTGCGTAAAATGCAAGGTGAACAAGGTTGGCAACCTCTGAAAGTCAATGCGATTGCGTTGGAAGATCTGCGCTCTCGCCAAGGCAGAACTGAGTTCAGCCGTGGGGTTTATGCGTTCAATGCGCAAGGACAACTGACGGTGCGCACCACAGGCAAGCAAGGTTCGGGGATTTTGCGCTCAATGAGTGAAGCGAACTGCTTAATTGAGATTGCTCCGGCGATTGATACGGTAAAAGTCGGCGAAAGCGTGACAATTATCCCACTTCAAGGCAGAATCTAG
- the mobA gene encoding molybdenum cofactor guanylyltransferase MobA, with amino-acid sequence MTTTQTLPTLQTSDTSWVILAGGQASRMGGQDKGLILLNGQPLIQHVIDKLAPQTPTLLINANRNQSQYQQFAPVISDEFPDYPGPLGGIHAGLSHAPTDWVGFVPCDSPLICDDLVARFCQAVKPESDILVAHDGEHQQPVFTLFHKRVLPKLSAFLARGDRKIILLYDECHTSYVDFSDAPSCFFNLNTPQELAQFGALHP; translated from the coding sequence ATGACAACCACACAAACACTTCCCACTCTTCAAACCTCGGACACTAGCTGGGTTATTCTCGCTGGCGGACAAGCCAGCCGTATGGGAGGACAAGACAAAGGCCTGATCCTGCTAAATGGTCAGCCCCTGATTCAACATGTGATCGATAAGTTGGCCCCACAAACGCCGACTTTGCTCATCAACGCCAATCGCAACCAAAGCCAATACCAACAATTTGCGCCGGTGATCAGTGATGAGTTTCCAGATTATCCGGGCCCTTTAGGCGGCATTCATGCAGGTTTAAGCCATGCTCCAACCGATTGGGTCGGTTTTGTCCCTTGTGATAGCCCGTTAATTTGCGATGATTTAGTCGCCCGTTTCTGTCAGGCTGTCAAACCCGAGAGCGATATCTTAGTGGCTCATGATGGTGAACATCAGCAACCTGTGTTTACCCTATTTCATAAACGCGTGTTACCCAAACTCAGCGCCTTTTTAGCCCGTGGCGATCGCAAAATCATCTTGCTTTACGATGAATGCCATACTTCTTACGTCGATTTTAGCGATGCACCGAGCTGCTTTTTTAATTTGAATACGCCACAAGAGTTGGCGCAATTTGGAGCGTTACATCCATGA
- a CDS encoding energy-coupling factor ABC transporter ATP-binding protein — MTIKLTAQQLSMRFKDRVLFHIPEIAIGPNDAIYLKGDNGVGKTTLLKILAGLLEPSNGRVLGRKPWWQRLFLTSATSEVVYLHQSPYLFDDTVYQNVVYGIRFSGLSAHEKRAQVITALRMVGLETLADEHISVLSGGEKQRVAMARAWILKPSILLMDEPSASLDQESIERLVIMARDLLERGSSLVITSHQTNALTALCKKQWWIKNRQLIESPLLQIVKEKNDNHTNTSHSSNLGH; from the coding sequence ATGACGATCAAACTTACCGCACAGCAGCTTTCCATGCGTTTTAAAGATCGCGTGTTATTTCATATTCCAGAGATCGCCATCGGCCCTAATGATGCCATTTACCTTAAAGGCGACAATGGTGTGGGTAAAACCACCTTATTGAAAATTCTCGCGGGCTTGTTAGAGCCGAGCAATGGTAGAGTGCTTGGCCGTAAACCTTGGTGGCAGCGCTTATTTTTGACCTCTGCGACATCTGAAGTTGTCTATCTTCATCAAAGCCCCTACCTGTTTGATGACACGGTTTATCAAAATGTGGTGTACGGCATCCGTTTCAGTGGCTTGTCTGCGCATGAAAAACGCGCGCAAGTGATCACGGCCTTGCGTATGGTCGGGCTAGAAACGCTGGCCGATGAGCATATTTCTGTGCTTTCCGGCGGAGAAAAACAGCGCGTGGCGATGGCGCGAGCGTGGATCCTCAAACCTTCTATTTTGTTGATGGATGAGCCGAGTGCGTCATTGGATCAAGAATCTATCGAGAGATTGGTTATAATGGCGCGAGATTTATTAGAGCGCGGCTCCAGTCTTGTGATCACTAGCCACCAAACCAATGCCCTCACGGCGCTGTGTAAAAAGCAGTGGTGGATTAAAAATCGTCAACTGATTGAGTCGCCTTTGCTGCAAATTGTGAAAGAAAAAAATGACAACCACACAAACACTTCCCACTCTTCAAACCTCGGACACTAG